From a single Fuerstiella sp. genomic region:
- a CDS encoding mandelate racemase/muconate lactonizing enzyme family protein, with translation MKITDVNAYVVVPHYGSLTNDTSDWQWTFVTIDTDEGIQGWGEASSVPRNASLLTGAGIRAVREALVGENPADIERLWHKLYRRYTYMGSRGFPSTIVSGIDIALWDLKGKALNTPIYDLLGGTFRDSVRVYANAWFGGCTSAEQFGAAAKATVDAGHDALKLDPFLEMSPFHTAYVDGQISPAGEEQGCEIVAAIRSAVGAQVEILIDAHGHFNVPTAVRLANRLHDESQIGWFEEPVPPESYGALHQVREQVTAPICVGERLFTRFDFVPVFEQRLADFIMPDVVWTGGISELKKIAGMAEAHYIPISPHNAQGPGQILAGAHVSMTVPNFYRLEHAVSCKKSYDSFLQNPLQWDGNVIQLSDRPGLGVDLDMSQVRAKLHPDWTD, from the coding sequence ATGAAAATCACCGATGTGAATGCTTATGTCGTCGTGCCTCACTACGGGTCGCTGACTAACGACACCAGTGACTGGCAGTGGACATTCGTGACTATCGATACCGATGAAGGAATACAGGGGTGGGGTGAGGCATCCAGCGTTCCGCGAAATGCATCTCTGCTCACCGGAGCCGGCATTCGTGCGGTGCGCGAGGCCCTGGTAGGAGAAAACCCCGCTGACATTGAGCGACTTTGGCACAAACTCTATCGACGCTACACCTACATGGGATCACGCGGATTCCCAAGCACAATCGTCAGCGGCATCGACATTGCACTCTGGGATCTGAAAGGTAAGGCACTCAACACACCGATCTATGATCTTCTTGGTGGCACGTTCCGTGACAGCGTTCGTGTGTATGCCAACGCCTGGTTTGGTGGATGCACGTCTGCCGAGCAGTTTGGGGCCGCGGCCAAAGCCACAGTCGATGCAGGTCATGACGCTCTCAAGCTGGATCCGTTTCTGGAAATGAGTCCGTTCCATACGGCCTATGTGGATGGGCAAATTTCGCCCGCCGGTGAGGAACAGGGATGTGAGATTGTCGCGGCAATCCGCAGTGCCGTTGGCGCTCAGGTTGAAATTTTGATCGATGCGCACGGTCACTTTAATGTTCCCACCGCCGTGCGACTTGCCAACCGTCTGCACGATGAGTCACAGATCGGCTGGTTTGAAGAACCGGTCCCTCCGGAAAGTTATGGAGCGCTTCACCAGGTGCGTGAACAGGTCACAGCTCCCATCTGCGTCGGCGAGCGTCTGTTTACCCGCTTTGATTTTGTACCGGTCTTTGAGCAGCGTCTGGCTGATTTCATTATGCCGGACGTCGTCTGGACGGGTGGAATTTCGGAGTTGAAAAAAATTGCCGGCATGGCTGAAGCCCACTACATTCCGATCAGTCCACATAATGCCCAGGGACCCGGTCAAATTCTGGCCGGAGCTCATGTGTCGATGACCGTACCCAACTTCTACCGGCTGGAGCACGCCGTCAGCTGCAAGAAGTCTTACGACAGTTTTCTGCAGAATCCGCTGCAATGGGACGGGAATGTCATTCAACTGTCGGATCGTCCGGGATTGGGAGTGGACCTGGACATGTCGCAGGTCCGCGCAAAACTTCACCCGGACTGGACCGACTGA